From Streptomyces sp. NBC_00683, one genomic window encodes:
- a CDS encoding sensor histidine kinase KdpD translates to MARGKLRIYLGAAPGVGKTYAMLSEAHRRVERGTDCVVAFVEHHERERTEVLLHGLEQIRRREIEYRSVVFSEMDVEAVLERAPAVALVDELAHTNVPGSRNAKRWQDVEELLKAGIDVISTVNIQHLESLGDVVESITGVRQKETIPDEVARRADQIELVDMSPQALRRRMAHGNIYRSDKVDAALSNYFRPGNLTALRELALLWVADRVDEYLQQYRGEHNIRTTWQARERIVVGLTGGPEGRTLIRRASRMAAKGSGSEILAVYIARSDGLTSASPKELAVQRTLVEDLGGTFHHVIGDDIPSALLEFARGVNATQIVLGSSRRKAWQYIYGPGVGATVARESGPDLDVHIVTHEEVAKGRGLPIARGARLGRTRIIWGWTVGVLGPALLTLLLLRLENGPGLANDVLLFLFLTVAAALLGGLAPALASAAVGSMLLNYWFTPPTHTLTVQDPENFVAIVIFFAVAVAVASVVDLAARRTHQAARLRAESEILSALAGSVLRGETALDALLERVRETFGMESVALLERQSDVDPWTCAGSVGPAPVARPDDADVDMPVGDNMALALSGRVLPAEDRRVLGAFAAQAAVVLDRQRLVGEAEAARRLAEGNRIRTALLAAVSHDLRTPLAAIKAAVSSLRADDVAWSDEDEAEFLAAIEDGADRLDHLIGNLLDMSRLQTGTVTPLIREIDLDEVVPMALGGVPEGSVDLDIPETLPMVAVDPGLLERAVANIVENAVKYSPGRDRVTVAASALGERVELRVTDRGRGVPDEGKERIFEPFQRYGDAPRGAGVGLGLAVARGFVESMGGTLGAEDTPGGGLTMVLTLKAVPGQVGVGPGLPVQVTS, encoded by the coding sequence ATGGCACGCGGCAAGCTTCGGATCTACCTGGGTGCGGCACCCGGCGTCGGCAAGACGTACGCGATGCTGTCCGAGGCGCACCGCCGGGTGGAACGGGGCACGGACTGCGTCGTCGCGTTCGTGGAGCACCACGAACGGGAACGCACCGAGGTGCTGCTGCACGGCCTCGAACAGATCCGCCGGCGCGAGATCGAGTACCGGTCCGTCGTTTTCTCCGAGATGGACGTCGAAGCGGTCCTGGAGCGGGCCCCCGCCGTCGCGCTGGTGGACGAACTGGCCCACACCAATGTGCCGGGCTCACGCAACGCCAAGCGCTGGCAGGACGTCGAGGAGCTCCTGAAGGCCGGCATCGATGTGATCTCCACCGTGAACATCCAGCACCTGGAGTCGCTCGGTGACGTCGTCGAGTCGATAACCGGCGTACGGCAGAAGGAGACCATCCCCGACGAGGTGGCACGCCGGGCCGACCAGATCGAACTTGTCGACATGTCACCCCAGGCGCTGCGCCGTCGCATGGCGCACGGCAACATCTACCGGTCCGACAAGGTCGACGCGGCCCTGTCCAACTACTTCCGGCCGGGCAACCTCACCGCCCTGCGCGAGCTGGCCCTCCTCTGGGTCGCCGACCGCGTCGACGAGTACCTCCAGCAGTACCGCGGTGAGCACAACATCCGCACCACCTGGCAGGCCCGCGAACGCATCGTGGTGGGACTGACCGGCGGCCCCGAAGGCCGTACGCTCATCCGCCGCGCGTCCCGGATGGCGGCCAAGGGCTCCGGCAGCGAGATCCTCGCGGTGTACATCGCCCGCAGCGACGGGCTGACCTCCGCGTCGCCCAAGGAGCTCGCGGTCCAGCGCACCCTCGTCGAGGACCTGGGCGGCACCTTCCACCACGTCATCGGCGACGACATACCCTCGGCGCTCCTCGAATTCGCCCGGGGCGTCAACGCCACCCAGATCGTCCTCGGCTCCAGCCGGCGCAAGGCCTGGCAGTACATCTACGGCCCCGGAGTGGGCGCCACCGTCGCCCGCGAGTCCGGACCCGACCTGGACGTCCACATCGTCACGCACGAAGAGGTCGCCAAGGGACGCGGCCTGCCCATCGCCCGCGGAGCCCGGCTCGGGCGCACCCGGATCATCTGGGGCTGGACGGTCGGCGTCCTCGGGCCGGCCCTGCTCACCCTGCTGCTGCTCCGCCTGGAGAACGGCCCCGGGCTCGCCAACGACGTCCTGCTCTTCCTCTTCCTGACCGTCGCAGCGGCCCTGCTCGGCGGACTGGCGCCCGCGCTCGCCTCGGCGGCCGTCGGCTCCATGCTCCTGAACTACTGGTTCACCCCGCCCACCCACACACTGACCGTGCAGGACCCCGAGAACTTCGTCGCCATCGTGATCTTCTTCGCGGTGGCCGTCGCGGTCGCCTCCGTGGTCGACCTGGCGGCCCGCCGCACCCACCAGGCGGCACGGCTGCGCGCCGAGTCGGAGATCCTCTCCGCCCTGGCCGGGAGCGTCCTGCGCGGGGAGACGGCGCTGGACGCCCTGCTGGAGCGGGTCCGCGAGACCTTCGGCATGGAGTCCGTCGCCCTGCTGGAGCGGCAGAGCGACGTCGATCCGTGGACCTGTGCCGGATCCGTCGGCCCCGCCCCGGTGGCCCGGCCGGACGACGCCGACGTCGACATGCCGGTCGGCGACAACATGGCGCTCGCCCTCTCCGGCCGGGTACTGCCCGCCGAGGACCGCCGGGTGCTCGGAGCGTTCGCGGCGCAGGCCGCGGTGGTCCTGGACCGGCAGCGCCTGGTGGGGGAGGCCGAGGCGGCCCGGCGGCTGGCCGAGGGCAACCGGATCAGGACCGCGCTGCTCGCCGCCGTCAGTCACGACCTGCGTACCCCGCTGGCGGCCATCAAGGCCGCCGTGAGCTCGCTGCGCGCCGACGACGTCGCCTGGTCCGACGAGGACGAGGCCGAGTTCCTCGCGGCCATCGAGGACGGCGCGGACCGGCTGGACCACCTGATCGGCAATCTCCTCGACATGTCCCGCCTGCAGACCGGCACCGTCACCCCGCTCATCCGTGAGATCGACCTCGACGAGGTCGTGCCGATGGCCCTCGGAGGCGTACCCGAGGGCAGCGTCGACCTCGACATCCCCGAGACGCTGCCGATGGTCGCCGTCGACCCCGGGCTGCTGGAGAGGGCCGTCGCCAACATCGTGGAGAACGCGGTCAAGTACAGCCCCGGCCGGGACCGCGTCACGGTCGCCGCCAGCGCCCTGGGCGAGCGCGTCGAGCTACGGGTGACGGACCGCGGCCGCGGTGTCCCCGACGAGGGCAAGGAACGCATCTTCGAGCCCTTCCAGCGCTACGGCGACGCCCCGCGCGGCGCGGGAGTCGGCCTCGGGCTCGCCGTCGCCCGGGGCTTCGTGGAGTCCATGGGCGGAACCCTCGGGGCCGAGGACACCCCGGGCGGCGGACTCACGATGGTCCTCACGCTCAAGGCGGTACCCGGACAGGTCGGCGTCGGCCCCGGCCTGCCCGTCCAGGTCACCTCGTGA
- a CDS encoding response regulator — protein MTRVLVVDDEPQIVRALVINLKARRYEVDAAPDGATALQLAAARHPDVVVLDLGLPDMDGVEVIKGLRGWTRVPILVLSARHTSDEKVEALDAGADDYVTKPFGMDELLARLRAAVRRAEPVGQDGADDLVIVETQGFTVDLAAKKVQREGRDVRLTPTEWHLLEVLVRNAGRLVSQKQLLQEVWGPSYGTETNYLRVYMAQLRRKLEADPSHPRHFVTEPGMGYRFEKG, from the coding sequence ATGACCCGGGTGCTTGTGGTCGACGACGAGCCGCAGATCGTACGCGCCCTCGTGATCAATCTGAAGGCGCGCAGGTACGAGGTGGACGCGGCCCCCGACGGGGCGACGGCCCTGCAGCTCGCCGCCGCCCGCCATCCCGACGTCGTCGTCCTGGACCTCGGACTGCCCGACATGGACGGTGTCGAGGTGATCAAGGGCCTGCGGGGCTGGACACGTGTGCCGATCCTCGTGCTCTCCGCCCGCCACACCTCCGACGAGAAGGTCGAGGCCCTGGACGCCGGCGCCGACGACTACGTCACCAAGCCGTTCGGCATGGACGAGCTGCTGGCCCGGCTGCGCGCGGCGGTGCGCAGGGCCGAACCGGTCGGCCAGGACGGGGCCGACGACCTCGTGATCGTCGAGACGCAGGGCTTCACCGTGGACCTGGCGGCGAAGAAGGTCCAACGGGAGGGCCGGGACGTGCGGCTCACCCCCACGGAGTGGCACCTCCTGGAGGTCCTCGTCCGCAACGCCGGCCGGCTCGTCAGCCAGAAGCAGCTGCTCCAGGAGGTCTGGGGGCCCTCCTACGGCACCGAGACCAATTACCTGCGGGTCTACATGGCGCAGCTGCGCCGCAAGCTGGAGGCCGATCCCTCTCACCCCAGGCACTTCGTGACCGAGCCGGGCATGGGCTACCGCTTCGAGAAGGGCTGA
- a CDS encoding DUF3710 domain-containing protein produces MFGRRKNSGSAEDTADEAREAEQVADELDGTDGAASGSRRSNLPPAPRPDGPWDISEVSQPGEGRVDLGGIFVPGVEGMELRVEVAGDAIVAATVVLRDSAVQLQAFAAPKKQGIWGEVREEIASGITQQGGIIDEVEGPLGWELRAQVPVQLPDGKNGVQLVRFIGVDGPRWFLRGVISGQGAVQPEAAGLLETIFRDTVVVRGDGPMAPRDPIVLKLPNDAQMVPEGVQQEDQESSKFSGGMGQLQRGPEITEVR; encoded by the coding sequence GTGTTCGGACGTCGCAAGAACAGTGGTTCCGCCGAGGACACGGCGGACGAAGCGCGCGAGGCCGAGCAGGTCGCCGACGAGCTCGATGGCACCGACGGAGCCGCATCCGGCTCGCGCCGGTCGAACCTTCCGCCGGCCCCCAGGCCGGACGGGCCGTGGGACATCTCCGAGGTCTCCCAGCCCGGTGAGGGACGGGTGGACCTCGGCGGCATCTTCGTGCCCGGAGTCGAAGGCATGGAGCTGCGGGTGGAGGTGGCCGGTGACGCGATCGTCGCCGCCACCGTCGTACTGCGCGACAGTGCGGTCCAGCTGCAGGCCTTCGCCGCCCCCAAGAAGCAGGGCATCTGGGGCGAGGTCCGCGAGGAGATCGCCTCGGGCATCACCCAGCAGGGCGGGATCATCGACGAGGTCGAGGGCCCGCTGGGCTGGGAGCTGCGCGCGCAGGTCCCCGTACAGCTCCCCGACGGGAAGAACGGCGTACAGCTGGTGCGCTTCATCGGTGTCGACGGACCTCGCTGGTTCCTGCGCGGAGTGATCTCCGGTCAGGGTGCCGTGCAGCCGGAGGCGGCCGGACTCCTGGAGACGATCTTCCGGGACACCGTGGTCGTCCGTGGCGACGGCCCGATGGCCCCGCGCGACCCCATCGTCCTCAAGCTTCCCAATGACGCCCAGATGGTGCCGGAGGGTGTGCAGCAGGAGGACCAGGAGAGCTCGAAGTTCTCCGGCGGCATGGGCCAGCTCCAGCGCGGACCCGAGATCACCGAGGTGCGCTGA
- the dut gene encoding dUTP diphosphatase produces MRHPVDVLIRRVDPDVPIPAYGHPGDAGADLVTTQAAELAPGERAVLPTGVSIALPDGYAAFVHPRSGLAARCGVALVNAPGTVDAGYRGEIKVIVVNLDPRETVRFERFDRIAQLVVQQVEKVRFHEVAELPGSARAEGGFGSTGGHAAVDGVRGGNTQGGNSYASVVSDREGQ; encoded by the coding sequence ATGCGCCATCCCGTCGACGTACTGATCCGCCGGGTCGACCCGGACGTGCCGATCCCCGCCTACGGACACCCGGGCGACGCCGGTGCCGATCTGGTGACCACCCAGGCTGCCGAGCTCGCCCCGGGCGAGCGGGCGGTCCTCCCCACCGGGGTGTCGATCGCGCTGCCCGACGGGTACGCGGCGTTCGTGCACCCCCGCTCCGGCCTCGCAGCCCGCTGCGGAGTGGCCCTCGTGAATGCCCCAGGGACGGTTGATGCCGGGTACCGTGGGGAGATCAAGGTAATCGTGGTCAATCTCGACCCGCGCGAGACCGTGCGGTTCGAGAGGTTCGACCGGATTGCCCAGCTGGTCGTCCAGCAGGTCGAGAAGGTGCGCTTCCACGAGGTGGCGGAACTTCCCGGTTCGGCGCGGGCCGAGGGGGGCTTCGGGTCCACCGGCGGTCACGCCGCTGTGGACGGTGTCAGGGGCGGTAACACCCAGGGTGGGAACAGCTACGCTTCGGTCGTATCCGACCGGGAAGGACAGTGA
- a CDS encoding DUF3159 domain-containing protein: MTSLDKPTPDTDQPHSTDQSAADAKAVTEAALFEAFGGVRGMVETVLPGLLFVTIFTVNKDLKASAIAALALSLVLVVVRLIRKDTVKHAFSGVFGVAFGVVFAMMTGNAKDFYLPGMIYTLGLALAYLITTLAGVPLIGLILGPVFKENLSWRTRNPGRKKAYAKASYAWGLILLAKCAILFPLYWWADTTQLGWVLVALKIPPFLLAVYLTWVFLAKAPPPIDVFAEMEAQEEAEKARKDAQNARAAEARNYDV, encoded by the coding sequence GTGACGTCACTCGACAAGCCGACGCCCGACACGGACCAGCCCCACAGCACCGACCAGTCGGCAGCCGACGCGAAAGCGGTCACGGAAGCCGCGCTCTTCGAGGCCTTCGGCGGCGTGCGCGGCATGGTGGAGACAGTCCTTCCCGGGCTGCTCTTCGTCACGATCTTCACCGTCAACAAGGACCTGAAGGCTTCGGCCATCGCCGCGCTGGCGCTGTCCCTGGTGCTCGTCGTCGTACGGCTGATCCGCAAGGACACCGTCAAGCACGCCTTCAGCGGTGTCTTCGGCGTCGCCTTCGGTGTGGTCTTCGCGATGATGACCGGCAACGCCAAGGACTTCTATCTGCCGGGCATGATCTACACGCTCGGCCTGGCGCTCGCCTACCTCATCACGACCCTCGCCGGGGTGCCGCTGATCGGACTGATCCTCGGTCCGGTCTTCAAGGAGAACCTCTCCTGGCGCACCAGGAACCCCGGTCGCAAGAAGGCCTACGCCAAGGCCAGCTACGCGTGGGGGCTGATCCTGCTCGCCAAGTGCGCGATCCTCTTCCCGCTGTACTGGTGGGCCGACACCACACAGCTCGGCTGGGTGCTCGTCGCGCTCAAGATCCCGCCGTTCCTGCTTGCGGTGTACCTGACCTGGGTCTTCCTCGCCAAGGCGCCGCCGCCCATCGACGTCTTCGCAGAGATGGAGGCGCAGGAGGAGGCCGAGAAGGCCCGCAAGGACGCGCAGAACGCCCGGGCCGCCGAGGCCCGCAACTACGACGTCTGA
- a CDS encoding potassium channel family protein, whose protein sequence is MRVSIAGAGAVGRSIAAELLENGHEVLLIDKAPTAISVERVPMAEWLLADACEITSLDEAALQRCNVVIAATGDDKVNLVVSLLAKTEYGVPRVVARVNNPKNEWLFNESWGVDVAVSTPRLMSALVEEAVSVGDLVRLLRFSHGDANLVELTLPPESALAGTPISDVAWPEDTSLVTIIRGTRVLTPSPEETLEAGDELLFVAAQAREEQLEDLLSVRREPSDS, encoded by the coding sequence ATGCGCGTGTCGATTGCCGGGGCCGGCGCGGTGGGGCGTTCCATCGCGGCCGAGCTCCTGGAGAACGGGCACGAGGTGCTGCTGATCGACAAGGCGCCGACCGCCATCTCGGTGGAGCGGGTCCCGATGGCCGAGTGGCTGCTCGCGGACGCCTGCGAGATCACGTCGCTGGACGAGGCGGCGCTGCAGCGGTGCAACGTGGTGATCGCCGCGACCGGCGACGACAAGGTCAATCTGGTCGTCTCGCTGCTCGCCAAGACCGAGTACGGCGTTCCGCGGGTCGTCGCCCGGGTCAACAACCCGAAGAACGAGTGGCTGTTCAACGAGTCCTGGGGGGTCGACGTCGCGGTCTCCACGCCGCGTCTGATGTCCGCCCTGGTCGAGGAGGCGGTGAGCGTCGGTGATCTGGTCCGGCTGCTGCGCTTCAGCCACGGCGACGCCAACCTCGTCGAGCTGACGCTGCCCCCGGAGTCGGCGCTGGCCGGCACCCCGATCAGCGATGTGGCCTGGCCCGAGGACACCTCGCTGGTCACGATCATCCGCGGTACGCGCGTCCTGACGCCGAGCCCCGAGGAGACCCTGGAGGCCGGTGACGAGCTGCTGTTCGTGGCCGCCCAGGCCCGCGAGGAGCAGCTGGAGGACCTGCTGTCGGTCCGCCGCGAGCCCTCCGACAGCTGA
- a CDS encoding APC family permease, whose translation MSKLTDVPKRILIGRALRSDKLGETLLPKRIALPVFASDPLSSVAYAPGEVLLVLSIAGVSAYHFSPWIAAAVVVLMFTVVASYRQNVRAYPSGGGDYEVANTNLGPKAGLTVASALLVDYVLTVAVSISSGVENLGSAVPFVVEHKTLCAIAAIVLLTLMNLRGVKESGKLFAIPTYLFVAGVFAMILWGAFRGLVLGDTMHAPTSDYEIKPEHQGLAGFALVFLLLRAFSSGCAALTGVEAISNGVPAFRKPKSKNAATTLAAMGLLAVTMFCGIIGLAMATDVKMAENPAKDLIHNGVAVGAGFVQDPVISQVAAAVFGDGTFFFVLLAAATALVLFLAANTAYNGFPLLGSILAQDRYLPRQLHTRGDRLAFSNGIVLLAGAAILLVWIYGADSTRLIQLYIVGVFVSFTLSQTGMVRHWNRHLRNERDPAKRRHMIRSRAINTFGAFFTGLVLVVVLATKFTHGAWVALLGMVIFFGTMTAIRRHYDRVAEEIAASDTPSDDTVRPSRVHSIVLVSKLHRPTLRALAYAKLVRSDHLEALSISVDPAETKVLKEDWERRGINIPLKILDSPYREVTRPVIEYVKGLRKDRPRDVVSVYIPEYVVGHWYEHLLHNQSALRLKGRLLFTPGVMVTSVPYQLESSEAAKLRARKRADWTAPGSVRRGPVERRNKETGHKG comes from the coding sequence GTGTCCAAACTGACCGACGTGCCCAAACGGATCCTGATCGGCCGGGCGCTGCGCAGCGACAAGCTGGGAGAGACACTCCTCCCCAAGCGCATCGCACTCCCCGTCTTCGCATCCGACCCGCTGTCCTCTGTGGCGTACGCCCCGGGAGAAGTTCTCCTCGTACTGTCCATCGCGGGCGTGTCGGCCTACCACTTCAGCCCGTGGATCGCGGCCGCCGTCGTGGTCCTCATGTTCACGGTGGTCGCCTCCTACCGGCAGAACGTGCGCGCCTACCCGAGCGGTGGCGGTGACTACGAGGTCGCCAACACCAACCTCGGCCCCAAGGCCGGCCTGACAGTCGCCAGCGCCCTCCTCGTCGACTACGTCCTCACCGTCGCCGTGTCCATCTCCTCCGGGGTGGAGAACCTCGGCTCCGCGGTCCCCTTCGTGGTCGAGCACAAGACGCTCTGCGCCATCGCGGCCATCGTGCTGCTGACCCTGATGAACCTGCGCGGCGTGAAGGAGTCCGGAAAGCTCTTCGCCATCCCGACGTACCTCTTCGTGGCGGGGGTCTTCGCCATGATTCTCTGGGGCGCGTTCCGCGGGCTGGTCCTCGGCGACACCATGCACGCGCCGACCTCGGACTACGAGATCAAGCCCGAGCACCAGGGGCTGGCCGGTTTCGCCCTCGTCTTCCTGCTTCTGCGGGCCTTCTCCTCGGGCTGTGCCGCGCTCACCGGTGTCGAGGCGATCAGCAACGGCGTGCCCGCGTTCCGCAAGCCGAAGAGCAAGAACGCCGCGACCACCCTCGCGGCGATGGGCCTGCTGGCCGTCACCATGTTCTGCGGCATCATCGGCCTCGCGATGGCCACCGACGTGAAGATGGCCGAGAACCCGGCGAAGGACCTGATCCACAACGGTGTCGCGGTCGGCGCCGGCTTCGTCCAGGACCCGGTGATCTCCCAGGTCGCCGCAGCGGTCTTCGGTGACGGAACGTTCTTCTTCGTGCTCCTCGCCGCGGCCACCGCCCTCGTGCTCTTCCTGGCCGCCAACACCGCGTACAACGGCTTCCCGCTGCTCGGCTCGATCCTGGCCCAGGACCGCTACCTGCCCCGTCAGCTGCACACCCGCGGCGACCGGCTGGCCTTCTCCAACGGCATCGTGCTGCTGGCCGGTGCCGCGATACTGCTCGTCTGGATCTACGGGGCCGACTCGACCCGGCTGATCCAGCTCTACATCGTCGGCGTCTTCGTCTCCTTCACGCTCAGCCAGACCGGCATGGTGCGGCACTGGAACCGCCATCTGAGGAACGAGCGGGACCCGGCCAAGCGCCGCCACATGATCCGCTCGCGCGCGATCAACACCTTCGGTGCCTTCTTCACCGGTCTGGTCCTCGTCGTCGTCCTGGCCACCAAGTTCACCCACGGCGCCTGGGTCGCACTGCTCGGCATGGTGATCTTCTTCGGAACGATGACCGCGATCCGACGGCACTACGACCGCGTCGCCGAGGAGATCGCCGCCTCCGACACTCCGTCCGACGACACCGTGCGGCCCTCCCGCGTGCACTCGATCGTCCTCGTCTCCAAGCTCCACCGCCCCACCCTGCGCGCCCTCGCCTACGCCAAACTGGTCCGCTCCGACCATCTGGAGGCGCTCTCCATCAGCGTCGACCCGGCCGAGACCAAGGTGCTCAAGGAGGACTGGGAGCGGCGCGGCATCAACATCCCGCTGAAGATCCTCGACTCGCCCTACCGCGAGGTGACACGTCCGGTCATCGAGTACGTGAAGGGCCTGCGCAAGGACAGGCCCCGCGATGTGGTCAGCGTGTACATCCCCGAGTACGTGGTCGGTCACTGGTACGAGCACCTGCTGCACAACCAGAGCGCCCTGCGGCTGAAGGGCCGGCTGCTGTTCACCCCGGGCGTCATGGTGACCTCGGTGCCCTACCAGCTGGAGTCCTCCGAGGCCGCGAAGCTGCGGGCCAGGAAGCGCGCGGACTGGACCGCTCCGGGATCGGTCCGCCGAGGCCCCGTGGAGCGGCGGAACAAGGAAACCGGTCACAAGGGCTGA
- a CDS encoding PaaI family thioesterase — translation MSGTSTRLTPPADAAKPERHPDAPAPGTLLGSHYEQCFGCGDEQPHGLHLRARAGEGVSVTAEFTVKPAHQGAPGLAHGGVLATAMDETLGALSWLLRVIAVTGRLETDFVRPVPVDTVLFLDAEVTAVHRRKIFCRATGRIGGPEGPVAVRAEALFIEVKMDHFIDNGRPEEIRAAMADPDQVRRARAFEVNP, via the coding sequence GTGAGTGGAACATCAACACGTCTGACACCCCCGGCCGATGCCGCGAAGCCGGAACGGCACCCCGATGCCCCGGCGCCGGGCACGCTGCTCGGGTCGCACTACGAGCAATGTTTCGGCTGCGGCGACGAGCAGCCCCACGGGCTGCACCTCCGGGCGCGGGCCGGAGAAGGTGTGAGCGTCACCGCCGAGTTCACCGTGAAGCCCGCGCACCAGGGTGCTCCGGGGCTCGCGCACGGCGGCGTGCTCGCCACGGCGATGGACGAGACCCTCGGCGCCCTGAGCTGGCTGCTGCGGGTGATCGCGGTGACCGGACGGCTGGAGACCGACTTCGTCAGGCCGGTGCCGGTGGACACGGTGCTCTTCCTGGACGCCGAGGTCACCGCCGTGCACAGGCGGAAGATCTTCTGCCGGGCCACCGGCCGGATCGGCGGCCCCGAGGGGCCCGTCGCGGTCCGTGCCGAGGCCCTCTTCATCGAGGTCAAGATGGACCACTTCATCGACAACGGCCGACCGGAGGAGATCCGGGCGGCGATGGCCGACCCGGACCAGGTCAGGCGTGCCCGAGCCTTCGAGGTGAACCCGTGA
- a CDS encoding OB-fold nucleic acid binding domain-containing protein yields the protein MLDRLSSSQEDLESEELQEDTHASGCTRISECSDRQIVKVAGTLRTVTLRPRAGVPALEAELFDGTAPLDVVWLGRRSIIGIEPGRKLIASGRIAMSHGRRVLFNPKYELRPLGKE from the coding sequence ATGCTCGACCGGCTGTCCAGTTCCCAGGAGGACCTGGAGTCCGAGGAGCTGCAGGAGGACACGCACGCCTCGGGCTGCACGCGCATTTCCGAGTGCTCGGACCGCCAGATCGTCAAGGTGGCTGGTACCTTGCGGACGGTCACCTTGCGCCCGCGCGCCGGAGTGCCCGCCCTGGAGGCGGAGCTCTTCGACGGCACCGCGCCGCTCGACGTGGTCTGGCTGGGCCGGCGTTCCATCATCGGCATCGAGCCCGGCCGCAAGCTCATAGCCTCGGGCCGCATCGCCATGAGTCACGGGCGCCGGGTGCTGTTCAACCCCAAATACGAACTCCGACCACTCGGCAAGGAGTAG
- a CDS encoding ABC transporter ATP-binding protein, whose amino-acid sequence MTESATGQSGTAVAEDPAGGPMVRIEDLHRSYGTGAAAVHALRGVSFEIPRGELVALKGRSGSGKTTLLNLVGGLDAPDSGRITVDGTDLSQLGENGLLELRRDRIGFIFQSFGLIPILTAAENVGVPMRLRRAEPGEREDRVALLLSLVGLGDHAQQRPGELSGGQQQRVAIARALANRPALLIADEPTGQLDAETGLAVMELLRAVVRSEGVTVLVATHDAQLLGFADRVLELSDGHIVEQV is encoded by the coding sequence ATGACCGAGAGCGCCACCGGACAGAGCGGCACGGCAGTGGCCGAGGACCCGGCCGGCGGGCCCATGGTGCGGATCGAGGACCTGCACCGCTCGTACGGAACCGGTGCGGCCGCCGTGCACGCCCTGCGCGGCGTCTCCTTCGAGATCCCGCGCGGGGAACTGGTCGCGCTCAAGGGCCGCTCGGGTTCCGGCAAGACGACTCTGCTCAACCTCGTCGGCGGCCTCGACGCACCGGACAGCGGCCGGATCACCGTCGACGGTACGGACCTCTCCCAGCTCGGCGAGAACGGCCTGCTGGAGCTGCGCAGGGACCGGATCGGCTTCATCTTCCAGTCGTTCGGCCTCATCCCGATCCTGACCGCGGCGGAGAACGTCGGTGTGCCGATGCGGCTGCGCCGGGCGGAGCCGGGTGAGCGCGAGGACCGGGTGGCGCTGCTGCTCTCCCTGGTGGGCCTCGGCGACCACGCCCAGCAGCGCCCCGGCGAGCTCTCCGGCGGCCAGCAGCAGCGTGTCGCCATCGCCCGTGCGCTGGCCAACCGGCCCGCGCTCCTGATCGCCGACGAGCCCACCGGACAGCTCGACGCGGAGACCGGCCTCGCGGTCATGGAGCTGCTGCGGGCCGTGGTGCGCAGCGAGGGCGTCACCGTTCTCGTCGCCACCCACGACGCGCAGCTGCTCGGCTTCGCCGACCGGGTCCTGGAGCTCAGTGACGGGCACATCGTCGAGCAGGTGTGA
- a CDS encoding potassium channel family protein, translating to MHIVIMGCGRVGAALAQTLEQQGHTVAVIDQDPTAFRRLGSGFGGRRVSGVGFDQDTLREAGIEEAGAFAAVSSGDNSNIIAARVAREMFGIENVAARIYDPKRAEVYQRLGIPTVATVRWTADQMLRRLLPSGAEPLWRDPSGGVQLAEVHTTPSWIGHKISTLQEETGVRVAFITRLGEAILPSSQTVLQEGDLVHVMMRTDEIAKVEEAFAEGPEEGGH from the coding sequence GTGCACATCGTCATCATGGGCTGCGGCCGAGTCGGAGCCGCACTCGCACAGACCCTGGAGCAGCAGGGGCACACGGTCGCCGTGATCGACCAGGACCCCACGGCGTTCCGCCGGCTCGGTTCCGGGTTCGGCGGCCGGCGGGTGAGCGGGGTCGGTTTCGACCAGGACACCCTCCGCGAGGCCGGGATCGAGGAGGCCGGGGCGTTCGCAGCGGTGAGCAGCGGCGACAACTCCAACATCATCGCGGCCCGGGTGGCCCGCGAGATGTTCGGCATCGAGAACGTCGCGGCGCGCATCTACGACCCGAAGCGTGCCGAGGTCTATCAGCGTCTCGGCATCCCGACCGTCGCCACGGTCCGCTGGACGGCGGACCAGATGCTGCGACGGCTGCTGCCGTCGGGGGCCGAGCCGCTGTGGCGTGACCCGAGCGGTGGTGTGCAGCTCGCCGAGGTGCACACGACGCCCTCCTGGATCGGTCACAAGATCAGCACGCTGCAGGAGGAGACGGGCGTCCGCGTAGCCTTCATCACCCGGTTGGGCGAGGCCATTCTGCCCTCGTCGCAGACGGTTCTGCAGGAGGGCGATCTGGTCCACGTGATGATGCGTACGGACGAGATCGCGAAGGTCGAGGAGGCCTTTGCCGAAGGTCCTGAGGAGGGCGGTCACTGA